The genomic segment TTGAGGATCTCCCGAATGGTGAATACAATCTCTACTTCTTTCTACTGGGCTATGAAATTCTCAACAGAACCGTTCGGGTGGATGGCGAAGATGTGAACCTGAATATAACACTTGAAAAGCTGGCCCGGGAGATGTCGGAGGTAGCTGTGATTGATCAGCGGGACCAGATATTTTCTATCAAACGATTACGTGAGGTGGAGGGTACGTCGATATTTGCAGGCAAAAAAACAGAGGTGATTTCTGTTGAACAGGTTGTGGGAAATACGGCTGCCAATAATGCGCGCCAGATCTATTCTAAAATTTCCGGGCTAAATATTTACGAGTCGAACGATGCCGGATTGCAGTTGAACATAGGCGGGAGAGGGCTTGATCCGAATCGATCCTCTAACTTCAACATTCGCCAGAATGGATACGATATCAGTGCCGATGTTTTGGGTTATCCGGAGAGTTATTACACTCCCCCGGCTGAGGCTTTGCAAGAGATACAGGTGATTCGCGGAGCGGCCTCTTTGCAATATGGAACGCAATTCGGCGGGCTGATCAATTTTCAGATGAAGAAACCTGATCCTGAAAAAAATATTGAATGGCGATCCCGGCAATCGGTCGGTTCAAATAGTTTGCTCACCAGTTTCAACAGCCTTGGAGGAACCGTTGGGAAGGTAGGCTATTACGGGTACTTCAACTATAAAAACGGCGAGGGTTTTCGGCCGAATTCAGGCTTCGAATCGAACAATTTTTATCTTTATACAGATGTAGATTTGGCTGAGAAAACAAAAATCAGTTTTGATTTCACCTACCTTTATTACCTGGCTCAGCAACCTGGCGGGTTAACAGACGCCCAGTTTTATGAGGATCCCACATTTAGTAACCGTACCCGAAACTGGTTTGAAGTAGACTGGAAATTAGCTTCAGCGAAATTAGATCACCGGTTTTCTTATCAATCAAGGTTAAGTGTAACGGCATTTGGGTTGGATGCTTCCCGAAAATCTGTGGGATTTCGAACCAATCGTGTTTCACAGGAAGATGATCTGGACGCACCCCGTGACCTGATTCTTGGAAACTTCAATAACTGGGGAGCCGAGACCCGATTCTTGCAACGATATAAAATTGGCAGCAGAAACGCAGTTTTTCTAATTGGTTCAAAGTATTATCAATCCAACAATACCTCCGTTCAGGGGCCCGGGACGGCCGGGTCTGATGCAAATTTCTCACTGGCTGATGATAGATTTCCCAATTATCCCAACCAGTCCGATTTTACATTCCCCAACCGAAATGTGGCTGTTTTTGGAGAGAATATTTTCTACCTGCAAGACAATTTATCTGTCACGCCCGGTTTTCGGTTTGAACATATCAAAACGGAGAGTAAGGGTACATACAAACGAGTCAATTTCGATCTGGCCGGTAATCCCATCCAAAACCAAACATTTGAAGACAACCGGGTATTCGATCGCTCATTTGTTCTGTTGGGCCTCGGCTTAAGCTATCTTCCGAAGCCGGGTATTGAGTTCTATGGAAATTTCTCGCAGAATTATCGATCAGTAACATTCAAC from the Balneolaceae bacterium genome contains:
- a CDS encoding TonB-dependent receptor, with the protein product MMRLKDCSLFLLLFLIPVTAYSQHSISGTITDQETGEPLTGVDIYDNAAGKSYQSNSDGEFIIEDLPNGEYNLYFFLLGYEILNRTVRVDGEDVNLNITLEKLAREMSEVAVIDQRDQIFSIKRLREVEGTSIFAGKKTEVISVEQVVGNTAANNARQIYSKISGLNIYESNDAGLQLNIGGRGLDPNRSSNFNIRQNGYDISADVLGYPESYYTPPAEALQEIQVIRGAASLQYGTQFGGLINFQMKKPDPEKNIEWRSRQSVGSNSLLTSFNSLGGTVGKVGYYGYFNYKNGEGFRPNSGFESNNFYLYTDVDLAEKTKISFDFTYLYYLAQQPGGLTDAQFYEDPTFSNRTRNWFEVDWKLASAKLDHRFSYQSRLSVTAFGLDASRKSVGFRTNRVSQEDDLDAPRDLILGNFNNWGAETRFLQRYKIGSRNAVFLIGSKYYQSNNTSVQGPGTAGSDANFSLADDRFPNYPNQSDFTFPNRNVAVFGENIFYLQDNLSVTPGFRFEHIKTESKGTYKRVNFDLAGNPIQNQTFEDNRVFDRSFVLLGLGLSYLPKPGIEFYGNFSQNYRSVTFNDIRVVNPTFQVDPDITDESGFTTDFGVRGNLGETLSFDIGGFGLMYDDRLGEVLRAETRVNAEGELEETGRVVRFRGNIGRAFMYGIESLLDLNLLPVLGFDNRHARLNVFANTAITKSEYLKSDIPGVEGNEVEFIPLINLKTGIRFGYKNLLGSLQYTYLSKQFTDASNALQNVNDNQSGIKGEIPAYDILDLSLSWSYKKFKVESGINNLLDKSYFTRRATGYPGPGIIPSPPRTYYVTLQFMLDS